Proteins encoded by one window of Panicum virgatum strain AP13 chromosome 7N, P.virgatum_v5, whole genome shotgun sequence:
- the LOC120681202 gene encoding uncharacterized protein LOC120681202 — protein MMATKVAIQVMVFALVFIMLATHPGWGEQDCYDEKDAVIRKCMVWPISKGAARTPSRKAHHASIETFSDYVDPSNICRATVQESDMACVCHVISKSEQRKISVVKLVRLARQLARQCGKPVLVGSKCGTWTVPPPLSPPSQSAHP, from the exons ATGATGGCCACAAAAGTAGCCATTCAAGTCATGGTCTTTGCTCTAGTTTTTATCATGCTCGCAACGCATCCAGGTTGGGGTGAGCAAGACTGTTATGATGAGAAAGATGCAGTTATACGCAAATGCATG GTATGGCCAATCTCCAAAGGGGCCGCGAGGACCCCCTCTAGAAAGGCGCACCATGCATCTATTGAGACCTTCAG TGATTACGTTGATCCGAGCAACATATGTCGTGCAACTGTGCAAGAATCTGACATGGCTTGTGTTTGTCATGTCATCTCCAAAAGCGAACAGCGTAAAATAAGTGTCGTTAAACTAGTTCGGCTTGCACGTCAACTTGCACGTCAATGTGGCAAGCCGGTGCTAGTTGGAAGCAAATGCGGAA CTTGGACGGTTCCACCCCCACTATCGCCACCCTCGCAGAGTGCGCATCCATGA
- the LOC120681461 gene encoding GDSL esterase/lipase LTL1-like — MDALLVTSYAVVAAAAALLGAAPGASAAPRAFFVFGDSLVDNGNNNYLMTTARADAPPYGIDFPTHMPTGRFSNGLNIPDIISEHLGSEPALPYLSPYLRGDKLLVGANFASAGVGILDDTGIQFVNIIRIGQQLENFQEYQQKLAAFVGEDAAAQVVNNALVLITLGGNDFVNNYYLVPFSVRSRQFAIQDYVPYLISEYRKILTRLYELGARRVVVTGTGMIGCVPAELAMHSVDGECARDLTEAADLFNPQLVRMLAGLNAEIGSDVFIAANTNRVSFDFMFNPQDYGFVTSKVACCGQGPYNGIGLCTPASNVCPNRDVYAYWDAFHPTERANRIIVGQFMHGSTDHISPLNISTILAMDTNRG, encoded by the exons ATGGACGCTCTGCTCGTGACCAGctacgccgtcgtcgccgcggcggcggcgctcctcggGGCCGCCCCGGGCGCctccgcggcgccgcgcgccTTCTTCGTGTTCGGGGACTCCCTCGTCGACAACGGCAACAACAACTACCTCATGACCACGGCGCGCGCCGACGCGCCGCCCTACGGGATCGACTTCCCGACGCACATGCCCACGGGGAGGTTCTCCAACGGGCTCAACATCCCGGACATCATCAGCGAGCACCTCGGCTCCGAGCCCGCGCTGCCGTACCTCAGCCCCTACCTCCGCGGCGACAAGCTGCTCGTCGGAGCCAACTTCGCGTCCGCCGGCGTCGGCATCCTCGACGACACCGGCATACAATTC GTGAACATCATCAGGATCGGGCAGCAGCTGGAGAACTTCCAGGAGTACCAGCAGAAGCTGGCGGCGTTCGTcggcgaggacgcggcggcgcaggtcgtGAACAACGCGCTCGTGCTCATCACGCTCGGCGGCAACGACTTCGTCAACAACTACTACCTGGTGCCCTTCTCCGTCCGCTCCCGCCAGTTCGCCATCCAAGACTACGTCCCCTACCTCATCTCCGAGTACAGGAAAATCCTCACG CGGCTGTACGAGCTCGGCGCCCGGCGCGTGGTGGTGACGGGCACGGGGATGATCGGGTGCGTGCCGGCGGAGCTGGCCATGCACAGCGTCGACGGCGAGTGCGCGCGCGACCTCACGGAGGCGGCCGACCTCTTCAACCCGCAGCTGGTGCGGATGCTCGCCGGCCTCAACGCCGAGATCGGCAGCGACGTCTTCATCGCCGCCAACACCAACCGGGTCAGCTTCGACTTCATGTTCAACCCCCAGGACTACg GGTTCGTGACGTCCAAGGTGGCGTGCTGCGGGCAGGGCCCGTACAACGGGATCGGGCTGTGCACACCGGCGTCCAACGTGTGCCCCAACCGGGACGTGTACGCCTACTGGGACGCGTTCCACCCCACGGAGCGCGCCAACCGGATCATCGTCGGCCAGTTCATGCACGGCTCCACCGACCACATCAGCCCCCTGAACATCAGCACCATCCTCGCCATGGACACCAACAGGGGCTAG
- the LOC120681463 gene encoding 2-phytyl-1,4-beta-naphthoquinone methyltransferase, chloroplastic-like, which yields MGTVTAAISVSAAAAAVVSRPADRRRHRGPAAFRCSASAASERQALFSRIAPVYDHLNDVLSLGQHRTWKRICVSWSRAKMGDRVLDLCCGSGDLAFLLSQKVGLDGEVMAVDFSRQQLQTAAERQEQRWKLCYKNIKWIEGDALDLPFTDCYFDAVTVGYGLRNVVDKSRAMQEIFRVLKPGSRASILDFNKSSSLFTASLQSWAIDNVVVPLASGYGLTEEYKYLKSSISQYLTGEELEKLGREAGFTVAKHYELGGGLMGNLIATR from the exons ATGGGCACCGTGACCGCGGCGATTTCcgtatccgccgccgccgcggcggtggtGTCCCGCCCAGCCGACCGCCGACGCCACCGCGGCCCCGCCGCCTTTCGCTGCTCGGCCTCCGCGGCCAGCGAGCGGCAGGCTCTCTTCAGCCGCATCGCCCCCGTCTACGACCAT CTGAACGACGTGCTCAGCCTGGGGCAGCACCGGACGTGGAAGCGCATCTGCGTCTCGTGGTCGAG GGCGAAGATGGGGGATCGGGTTCTTGATCTCTGCTGCGGGAGCGGGGATTTGGCGTTCCTGCTGTCTCAGAAGGTCGGCTTAGATGGAGAG GTGATGGCCGTCGATTTCTCGAGGCAGCAACTGCAGACTGCTGCTGAACGTCAGGAGCAACGCTGGAAGCTGTGCTACAAGAACATCAA ATGGATAGAGGGTGATGCACTTGATTTACCGTTCACAGACTGCTACTTTGATGCTGTAACGGTTGGCTACGGATTGCGTAATGTGGTTGACAAGTCCAGAGCGATGCAAGAAATATTTAGGGTCCTGAAACCAG GATCAAGAGCATCTATTCTTGATTTTAACAAGAGCTCATCACTTTTCACGGCATCATTACAG AGTTGGGCAATCGACAATGTTGTGGTTCCTTTGGCTAGTGGCTATGGACTCACTGAAGAATACAAGTACTTGAAGAGCTCCATATCACAGTATCTAACAG GAGAAGAGTTGGAGAAATTAGGCAGAGAAGCTGGTTTCACTGTAGCCAAGCACTACGAGCTTGGCGGAGGGCTCATGGGGAACCTAATAGCAACTCGATGA
- the LOC120681462 gene encoding diphthine methyltransferase-like, translating to MDLGSCYLGGNADAVEFCPHRPFRHVLAAATYTLQEQEQDRAGSISLFSVDAAAEDESQRLRLLHTVETAGVFDMKWSPASPLLAQADAHGRLELRRLEQDDGSDAGIVFTDVCAEDISSSMCLYVDWNQTAESLSVGLSDGSLSVVSVREDRLEISEQWAAHQFEVWTCYFDRTRPHLLYSGSDDCCFSCWDLRESPSNIVFQNKKSHSMGVCCFAQNPFEENMLLTGSYDECLRVWDMRLMAKPVNEKLINLGGGVWRMKYHPSIADVVLAACMHNGFAIVKVGSGDATTMETYCKHESLAYGADWQKSEGAEQNGNSSVVATCSFYDRLLRVWQPENLAEL from the exons ATGGATTTGGGCTCGTGCTACCTCGGCGGCAACGCTGACGCGGTGGAGTTCTGCCCGCACCGCCCGTTCCGCCACGTGCTCGCCGCGGCCACCTACACgctgcaggagcaggagcaggaccgcGCGGGCAGCATCTCCCTCTTCtccgtcgacgccgccgcggaggacgaGTCCCAGCGGCTCCGGCTGCTGCATACTGTAGAGACCGCCGGCGTCTTTGATATGAAGTGGAGCCCCGCGTCGCCGCTGCTTGCACAGGCCGATGCCCACGGCCGCCTCGAGCTACGGCGCCTGGAGCAGGACGACGGCTCGGATGCAG GCATTGTCTTCACGGATGTGTGTGCTGAAGATATTTCTTCTTCAATGTGCCTGTACGTGGACTGGAACCAAACTGCTGAGTCTCTGTCTGTCGGATTATCAGATGGCTCCCTATCTGTGGTCTCAGTGAGAGAGGACCGATTGGAGATATCAGAACAGTGGGCTGCACATCAATTCGAAGTCTGGACATGTTATTTTGATCGCACAAGGCCACACTTGCTGTACAGTGGATCAGACGACTGCTGTTTCAGTTGCTGGGACTTGAGAGAAAGCCCATCTAACattgtttttcaaaacaaaaagtcTCATAGTATGGGTGTTTGTTGTTTTGCTCAGAATCCATTTGAGGAGAACATGCTACTTACTGGAAGTTATGATGAATGTCTCAGAGTTTGGGACATGAGATTAATGGCAAAACCTGTTAACGAAAAGTTGATAAATCTAGGAGGTGGTGTGTGGAGGATGAAGTATCATCCAAGTATTGCAGATGTTGTATtggctgcatgcatgcacaatGGGTTTGCCATTGTTAAAGTGGGTTCGGGAGATGCTACGACAATGGAAACATATTGCAAGCATGAATCCCTAGCATACGGTGCGGATTGGCAGAAAAGTGAAGGAGCAGAGCAGAATGGAAATTCTTCAGTTGTTGCTACTTGTTCATTTTATGACCGCCTTCTCCGTGTGTGGCAACCAGAGAACCTAGCCGAGCTTTAA